The sequence below is a genomic window from Harmonia axyridis chromosome 1, icHarAxyr1.1, whole genome shotgun sequence.
CCTGTCTATGTTCCTTGTACAAGAGTGACAAAACCGAGTCATTTCATCATGATTATTCCACTAGAAACCGAAATAAATGGATACTCCCACAACACCGTATAAAGAGAACCCAAGATAGCTTCAACTTTTTGGGTATCAAGTTGCTAAACAAACTTCCTCAAGGCTGGTTGGAGCAAAGCAAGGTTTCCTTCAGACATCAGATGAAAAGgtttttgacaaaaaatgtattctattccataaaagaatttttagattataaattttagattttgaattttagAATGCAGTTCACTTATTATCTGTAAGCCAGTTGCCATTGtggtttttttattgaagtttttttattgtgacttattattgaagtttttaatgtgacttattattattatgtattggatatttattgtatcaattttttaaatatttaacttTGACGCACCTTGTAAATTATTGAaggttaattttatttatttgtgatgTTTTGAAAGCAAATAAATTCTATTTCTATTTCGATTCTATttctattcattagaattcagttgagcacgtttttTATTCATCACATTCCCCGTTTCCTAAATCATTCAttcgatttaaatttgaatccataaaaatacatttttgcttcactaaaataatttttataaaaaaagtgTGGGGCTTTCCATACTAAATCTCTGAATAGGAATTCACTAATACCCCAACAATATAAATTGGTTTTCAGCTATAGCCTTTAAGAACAgcgtcgtctttttactatagagcTTTATAATTTTTAAGAATTCAGGAGTATTTTTaaagaaatcgacaaaacgtccaAAGCTGAATTGGACAAGGTGATTTTGAGTtcaaaaaaacgatttcatatgaaattgaaataattcctGAGTACAATATCGGAGGCTccatcaaagaaaattcaaagcGAATAATGGGGCTCAAATATATACATAGGTacatacatataataataataaaataaggaattccttatactatggtatatggtatgttaaagttcaagttttttttttccttcacaagatatatAACTTGAATAggaatagatattccaattttcatcTTGTGCATcctgtgatatgcttattttgtataTGCAAATCTACatggtgattttttttatgaaagggTACCAGCTTAtatcctccagaactttttttggtgaagcTCTGCTacttcagaaaaatgtaaaaagaaactctggtctatTACTTCACTTTTCGATTTGTTGTAATTTTGTCGTaactgctatcgatttcgagaaaaaaattcaaataactcAGTAgttattctcaggaaaatccaaattatgacAAACATTCAGTTAgtaagctatgatgaataaatgaattataaagttttggtacttatttacccattctgtagcgaagattgataaagattcgataaactgatataagcatcactaaaaagtacgactatactagaaacaccctgtatctcgaaaacgaagcgtttACACGCTCATGTTCATGGAACTTTTAATTCCTAAAATTATCCCAGGAATCtctcaatttcattcaaaagtccattttaggaaaacccagtataaggtaagatcaatcgaattggtaataataattaaaaaaaaatattttgagtaagtTGGTTCAAAGTAAGTTATTAAAACCTCTTTTTGTCACATTACAGATATTAGTAAACGTTGTTGTGGAAATTTGTTTTCGATtacccccaagaaaaaaaaaagatctacgcccttgattttGGATTATGGTCTATGTACAGTATGGACACAGAATACTGATTTTATGATTTTAAGGTtacttcattttaaaatttaattcaaactaTACAAGaaggaattcattattattattgaaaaattcaccaATATATACCATATAGACACTTATAATAGGAGCAATATTCTACTTATGTAAATACTGATTATGGAAGGAGAATTATCGAAATTGGAAAAACAAGCGTTAGCTCGTAAAGAACGATTGAAAGAACTCAAACGTAAACGAAATCCAGATGAGCATAATGGAATAACAGAAAATGCATTACCGAAGTAGGTACCCCTAGAAATGatcaaatttaatttctacGTTTTTATGATTCTACAATTAATCCTTACTGATTTTTCCAGACCTAAATTCCGAAGTTATAAACCAGAACATGACGACTTGAGTAAAAATAAAGTTCCTGATGCGAAACCAGAAGATTTAACAGAAGAAGTCAAATCTCAGCTGGAATCTGCAAAGGAAAGTATTATCATAGATAATTTGGACTTATCAACACTTGCTCCTCGTAAGCAAGATTGGGATATGAAGAGAGATCTTGCTAAAGAACTTGAAATATTAGAGAGGAGAACTCAAAAAGCAGTTGCTGAACTTATACGTGaagaactcaaaaaaaggcagaATCTAGGAGATGTTGCAAGTTTAGATATGCCAGGGTCAAAACTAGTAATTTCATAGTAAAAATAGAATGAAATGAAACACCATAATTTCTTTCTAAATTGATTGAACACATGCAGAAAGAGTATATGTAACAACCAAAGAAAGAGATATTTAAGAAGGATGCTATACTGgattaaattatttttacgATGGTTTTATCTTTCTTTTAAAGGTAAAACCAAAATTTGTACAGTAACACATATTTGCTGATTCAAATTTACTTCGTATTTTGCTGGGAACATAATGGTGATAACTCttgtattaattatttatcaaatATACTGTGTTCTGATTACacaatgaatatttgattgtcCATTAAGCAATAATTACTTACACATACTATTTGTATAATGAAGCCTATATACTCCATTATTACTAGTAATAATTGACCACATACGACAGAATACATTACAATGCAAGAAACTTTAGAGGAAAGTTGAatcatttgttatttttctATGAAGAGATGAATAAAAACATgctattaattttattattctatacaAACCTTCAACAACTTTAAAAAACTTGCAGCTCCATCATCAAtttttgattcttcttttataaaatTAATGAGATTGGTAATTCAGTagaatattattcaacaaactTTTACTTAGCAGGTTCTGGTCATTTTTACCaagtagggtaaatgcactggttctcgaccagttaacagaaacatcgatttcgagcacatctttttcacacataaacttataaaattttaaaggtgttggtgttcatcgattctttggcgagttttaaatgatttgtcatataattttaagcgttcttttcGCATTTAACcttcgaaatgtgaaaacatagtAAATTTCAATAACTTCAGTTCACGACCATGCTGCAGAGTTCTCGactatttttgtgttagttttcgaccactaattaTAGTGGCCGCTCAacttaaaaatttcatataaaactttagagcgagatgagtgattagtacttactttcgtaacGTACCATCgccatcactacctatcactcagatgagGTAGTTAAGTGAGAAACACttggaacgtaaaaaaaaattattttgcaaaagtttccactttctataaatatttcaaaatagcaactcatataCAATACTCTCTGGTtgttttgctcttaatatctatttagaaactaatgagtaaataaaatataaaacaccgaccaccaatggtcgagaattaagtacaatgaAATTGGTTCTCggccgcgaataaataaaaggtagaaataagtgtttcaacgttaattcggtggtcgcaaactaatattcagaaagaagatatataaatgaatctgggtatcgaaaaaaaatgaaaatgatccaacagaaatatatcggttgaaataaacaattattgaagtaacatattggttctcgaccactttggtcgagaaataaaagatacaaattttccaataccagttcgcgaccgccgaatattgaacaaaaaaatatacatttatttgcttctttattggaatacactcaaaaatatgtcTTATAGTTCATATGGGACaaaatatacatacataattcattcaaaataaaaaataattactgttttctggtcatatatcacaaagcacttttctaagagaggacgagaaagaacccttttctaagaaagacgattataaactaatttttagcgccaaaactttgacctatacccctactatgcaaactatcttggaagggtagaatggtcgagaacgcGTAcggcgaaaatattttgcactacatgatatatttttattattatttcatctcaaatcacggaatggtcgagagcCAGTGCCGGTCgactaaccagtgcatttaccctatgaAGGAAGTGAAAGAATGGTttgatagaaaatatttttatttttttatttattatttcattatcaataatttacattttttcaatttaagaaTAGATGGTCATGTTTATAAAACAAGGAATTTTAATCATTATCCTTGATACATTGGTTCATGAAATACATCATTCAGAAATGTGATTCTTAACaaggaaaatggaaaaataaaataaacacaCTTTGCACATTCAAAAAATTACATATAATCACATTTATCCTTAAATAGAAATCTTTGGTAATAGTTACTCGATATTAATacagaataatcaacataaGGTTcgtatctttcaatattattataaatatgagAAGTAAATGCAGATTATTGCTTATCACTGAATAATTCCACAAACTTATATACACCTACTTCGAATGAAGTGTAAATATACATCATCAcactatatatataaaaattttaatcaaaGAGTGTATTTCACTTTACAGCCTTCTGCTTCAATATCACAGGTTTTTGTGATATTTACTTAAAAACATTTTAAAATATCTATAAAACAACTTTATTTAATgcacaaaaatcactaaaacaCATAGGCTATCAAAATTATCAGTGAGGTACGccccaaaattattcataataagtAAACTATTATATTCGATAAATAGAGGAATTTATTTTGCTGGACAGAATTACGCATATATATTACCCGGTATTGTTTCCTTGAAACACTTTTAAACATAGCGCTTTTATATTAGGCTGATTATTCAGTTCTGCTTCTCTCAGAATCCTTCTAATATCAGAAATTCGTTTAGAGCGCATGGCAAGAAAGTAGGCAGTCTTCAATTGTTTGGCTTCTATAAATGCCGATAtctgcaaaaaattaaaaaaatattggaaaaataaaaatgatatcataaatatttcatcatGAACATTATAATaagagtttaaaaaaaaaattatactgtTGTATATGACAACCCATGCAGAAtagtaattgaattttgaacttcatAACAACTATTCTATCTTAATGAGTAATACCTTGGAAGCCTTATCAGTTATCAATTTGATCAAATCTTCTATATTCGAAATTGGTGCTTTTTCCTTGCTCATTGTAGCAACTGCAACTGTTAACATTTCATCGCATATTTCACAAGTTGGCTTATCTCCACTCAAATTTGTTTTGATGCAATTGACTAGTTCTTTAAGTTCCtcatatttcttcatttttgccAGATGTTTTCCAGTCTGACTGAAAACAGTTCCTGGTCGAAGTTTGAATTCAGTGAGCAACCTAAAAAATATGAAGGTTAATATTGATACTCAACAGACTTAAATAGTTGAAGACCAAACTTATATCTGGAATTTATTTAAAGTCGGGTTTATAATATACAAATGTACCTTGCAACAATCTTAAAACCAAACTGTATGTCATCAGAAGTCACAAGTATTAATATTGCTAAACGTATCTTATCCATGTAGCTCCCAAAAAGGGTAGGTATGCTTTTGTTGGATTCTGAATCATTAtctaaaaataatatgaatgtcAATATTAGGGCCCATGTACACAATATAGTGTATGCTCACCATCAGGAAGAATAGttgataaaatgttaattggaTCCATACCAGCAGCTTCACAATCGGCTAGAAAGCTAGCCACTTCATTTTGACTCCAAATAATGTTTAAATACATCATACTATTCTTATAGTTTGGTTTCATTACAATGGAAGGGTTAGCTAATAGCTTTTCTTCATAAACGTCCAAAGTATTCGTGTTGTGTTTAGATACTAAAAATCAGAGCTATCaataaaaatctttaaaaacaaCATTGAAACATACCAGATGTAACCTCTATCCATTCATCTTGCTCGTGCATTTGTTTTATATGTTCCTCTGCCTTatgtaaaaatttattttttcgagcTAGATCACTGAAATTTTTAGTGTCCTCTTGATAAAATCGTATGCAAGTGATAGCAGCTCTCATAAAGTCTCCCATGAAAAGTTGCAGTTGGTAAAGCGAGTTAAGAAATTTTTGTTGCTCTAAATGTCGACAAAGTTGGTGGAGATAATGCTAAAAggaattattcgaaatttaatCAATGTAGGGGGTTCCACATCTCCTTTCGACAAacaataattatgaaaaaataaacacaAACTATAATGTCGAAAAAGTATTGAAACTATGTCCTGTTGATCCAAATGTGCTTTATCGCTTCAAACTATTGATTCATTTGTTCACTGACTCATCTTCTggaaaaaattctgaatattgACTTGAACTCAGAACCTTTTGAGCGCTAATCATTCATGTGTTGATTGCagacccttggagaccacataactgtatctATAGGTATGTAGTTCCAATGTGTGGTGCAATTAGTGCATGAATGACCAAGAAGATCTTGACTTCTCATCAGTGCTCTCCTCATTTTAGAGCGTTTaataatttcgtcacaatgtttttttcattttatagatATTATCAAAGTTGAATACGTCCGTCCGGCGCGCCgtgtacagggtgatccaccacgatggcctattatacgtttatggaaaactaaccataattttgtgttgaaaacTCCCATATTGAcgattgagacaatgatctttctctctaaatATTTCTAGTCCTCTATTCCGGTTatatcggaaacagactactactttcttattcaaatggcacacccagtatattattgcatcattagatagcttatttgaagacaatttcagcaatatgtcatCCATAACTTGGATAAAAATTCAACAGTTCATGATTCAATGGGactcttatgaaaaaaatgattgcGAGTGCGACTAGGACTCACACCGacctttattttctttctgagttttccggaagtcataaactactccactcagaaatTGTGGTTTTTTCTTAGTTCTTTCTCGATAAGTCTTAAAGTTTTCATTAGGTATAGGGGTTCGTTTTAGTGACCCCCttatttttatacgtagaattgactcaTAGAATATCCTATGAACTCATGAACCCAAATTATggcatatttctgaaattgtcatcaaatgagCTATCTAATCAggcaataatatacagggtgtaccatttgaaataatagaGTAGTAGTATGTTTTCAATATAACCTGgagttgtagaggtctgaaaaaaaaagatcattgtctcaaaccccaatatgcaaattttcagtacaaaattataattagttttctataacgtctaataggccatcgcggtaaCACCATGTAATGTAGCCTTCACAAAGGTGTAATTGACGAATGCTTCCCGTTAGtgctttccattttttttttcgatattaaaaGTAAAAGACAAAATTATGTTGCACGCGTAAGacttattaaatatttttagtGCATCAGTCCACGAAATTCAATAATCGAATAAACTAAATAAATAAGATGAAGAATTAAGTTCAATGAATGAATGATACAATACACAAATCAACTCACCTTCCACACATCTAAAGTTGAATCAATCTTGGCGATGTTTTCCTGCAAAACATTCACCAAGCCATCCTTCAAACAGTTCATATAAATTTCGATGAAAACATCGCTACCCATATTGTTTCCAAGAATATACTGAAGCGCCTGATCCAGTTCTCCGTGTCTTATATAGAAATCCAGAAGACTTTGATGGCTGCCATAACgactcaaataaaaaatacattCGTTATAGAAGACCGTATCCACAATTGGCCTATTTGTTGCATAACTAATTTGTACTTTTCTATCGGtaggaaaataatattttccagaAGCAATATAATCCAGATTCCTCAACTTGTTCAAAATACTAACAGCCGGATCCTTTTGAATCAGATAACTTTGATTCATGACTTTGGATGCTGATAAATTTGCCATACTGACTTCGTCtacaatatttttatcaataacgGCAGATTTACATTCTAAAATATTGATTATCTCATTTAAGAGTGGGGAGTTTGTCAGAGGTTTCTTTTCGTTGACTTCGCCAAAGGATTTATTCAAATAGAAATTCGAACCTCTAGCACTCATTTCTTCATCGTTTTCAGAAAAGCTTTCGCGTCGTGAGTCAAAACGTCTGTTGCTGTTGAAACAGCGTTGAATTTTTTCTCGTGCTTTCGTCAAACAACCCGCTTTCAAGAGTTTCTTCCCCCAGGCTGCAAATACACTCGTTTGATCCAAGCCGGCTTTTGTTGACACTTCTAACGCCAAATTCCATTCCTCCATTTCCAACAAGTTATCCCTGAACTTTCGAAGAGTAAAAGTGTCAATTCTGGGAGTAAATGTATCTGTTGCGACTGGCAGAAGATTCAAGCAACCTCGTTCAGAGAACAGTTCAAGCAAATTCACTTGATTTAACAGACTATCGGCTAAAGACATGTTGTGGATGAGAGAATACTCTTGTGACATCATTTTAGCGACCGTTACTAAAGATTTGAGCATTCTTATGATGAGTAGATAGTCAATATCAGgcataaattttttgaaagggGGAAACATATTCAGCAGGTTGTTCGAATGGTTCAGGAGAAATTTCGGGTATTCCT
It includes:
- the LOC123670594 gene encoding coiled-coil domain-containing protein 12, producing the protein MEGELSKLEKQALARKERLKELKRKRNPDEHNGITENALPKPKFRSYKPEHDDLSKNKVPDAKPEDLTEEVKSQLESAKESIIIDNLDLSTLAPRKQDWDMKRDLAKELEILERRTQKAVAELIREELKKRQNLGDVASLDMPGSKLVIS